The segment CCTCCTTATTTTATAGGTATATATAACTATATTATTTATTCGTTATATTTATGCAATTTAATTCTTATATCTAGCTTTATTTTTAATTTTGTTATAAAATATACTTATTATACATATTGGGAGGTTTTAAATATGCTTATTATTAAAAATGGTACTGTACTTGATGTAGAAAAATCTAAAAGTGCAAAAAAGGATATCTCAATAGAAGATGGAAAAATTGTTGCAATTAAAAAAAGTATCAGAGCAAAAAAAGATGATTGTGTAATTGATGCTGAAGGTAAGATAGTTGCTCCAGGATTTATTGATGCTCATTGTCACTTAGGACTTATGGGAGATAGTGTTGGTTTTGAAAATGATGATGTAAATGAAAAATCAGATCCTATCACTCCTCAAATGAGAGCTATTGATGCTCTTGATCCTATGGATAGAGTATTTAAAGAAGCTTATCAAGGTGGAATAACAGCAGTTGCTACTGGACCTGGAAGTGCTAATGTTATTGGTGGACAATTTGCAGCAGTTAAAACTTTTGGTAAAAGAATAGATAAGATGATTATAAAAGCTCCAATAGCTATGAAATGTGCATTTGGAGAAAATCCAAAAAGATTTTATGGAACTAAAGGTAAGATGCCTACAACTAGAATGGGAACAGCCGCTCTTATGAGAGAGGCTCTATATAAAGCAAAGGAATATATGGAAAAATTAGAGGCTGCTGGAGATGATATCTCTAAAAAACCAGCTTATGATGCTAGATGGGAAGCTCTTATCCCTGTATTCAAAAAAGAGATACCTTTAAAAGCTCATGCTCATAAAGCTAATGATATTTTTACAGCTATTAGAATAGCTAAAGAGTTTGATGTTAAGATGACATTAGATCACTCAACAGATGCTAGATGTATAGTTGATGAGTTAGCTGAAGAAAATTTCCCTATGATAGTAGGACCAAGCCTTGGACATAGAACAAAGGTTGAATTAGTAAATAAATCATTTAAAACTGCTGGAGTTTTAAATAAAGCTGGAATAAAAATGTCAATAACTACTGATAGCCCTGTTATACCTCTACACCATC is part of the Fusobacterium varium genome and harbors:
- a CDS encoding amidohydrolase — its product is MLIIKNGTVLDVEKSKSAKKDISIEDGKIVAIKKSIRAKKDDCVIDAEGKIVAPGFIDAHCHLGLMGDSVGFENDDVNEKSDPITPQMRAIDALDPMDRVFKEAYQGGITAVATGPGSANVIGGQFAAVKTFGKRIDKMIIKAPIAMKCAFGENPKRFYGTKGKMPTTRMGTAALMREALYKAKEYMEKLEAAGDDISKKPAYDARWEALIPVFKKEIPLKAHAHKANDIFTAIRIAKEFDVKMTLDHSTDARCIVDELAEENFPMIVGPSLGHRTKVELVNKSFKTAGVLNKAGIKMSITTDSPVIPLHHLPLCAALAVKDGLDKWEALKAISINPAEILGLEDRIGSITVGKDADIVIWSNDPLQVDAKVEYTIIDGKVVFSGEEEE